One segment of Gemmatimonadota bacterium DNA contains the following:
- a CDS encoding sulfatase-like hydrolase/transferase, protein MTRPNLLYIHSDQHSPKVLGCYGDSLVQTPHLDALAAQGVRFNNAYCPSPVCTPSRMSMLTGRYPYENEVWTNHHILDSGRPTLAHAMGAAGYHPVLIGRMHALGTDQLHGYVDRPVGDHSSNYPGTGDAPSNLIQSVQKSGAGQSSYEVHDEDVTASAVDFINREGIRKRSGQTDTPFCMHVGYMLPHSPYIARKADYDQYIDVITPPKHPKPTGDESHPFFEWWRNRNRFLEIDDADTTRARAAYWALVTAMDRMIGQLLEALEKNGFTQNTMIVYSSDHGEHVGEKALWMKRTFYEESVRVPAIISWPDALPKGQVNNRVVSALDLNATMLDALGAPELPHSRGRSLLSLLRGEVDTWEDIAFSEYCIYEGHYQRMIRQGDWKLIYYHGYDPQLFNLSEDPEELYNRADDSECQAIRQELTAKVLDGWDPEWVAKKMQEKRRDLEVIREWASATNAPEQCKWPQTSQMTYLD, encoded by the coding sequence ATGACCCGACCAAACTTGCTCTACATCCACTCAGACCAGCACAGCCCAAAAGTGCTCGGCTGTTATGGCGATTCCCTCGTTCAAACACCCCATCTGGATGCACTCGCTGCACAGGGTGTGAGATTTAACAATGCCTATTGTCCATCGCCTGTATGCACGCCATCGCGGATGTCGATGTTAACGGGAAGGTATCCTTATGAGAATGAAGTATGGACAAACCATCACATCCTGGATTCGGGACGACCAACCCTCGCGCATGCAATGGGCGCGGCGGGCTACCACCCCGTGCTCATAGGCCGCATGCACGCCCTGGGCACAGATCAACTGCACGGGTATGTGGATCGTCCCGTTGGAGATCATTCTTCGAATTACCCGGGCACAGGCGATGCCCCCAGCAACTTAATCCAATCGGTTCAAAAATCAGGTGCGGGCCAGAGCAGTTACGAAGTACACGATGAAGATGTGACAGCGTCAGCAGTTGATTTTATCAATCGAGAAGGCATAAGAAAACGCAGCGGACAAACGGATACCCCCTTTTGTATGCATGTGGGATATATGTTACCACACTCGCCTTATATTGCGCGAAAAGCGGATTACGACCAGTACATCGACGTGATTACACCACCAAAACATCCAAAACCCACAGGCGATGAGTCGCATCCCTTTTTTGAATGGTGGCGAAACCGGAACCGTTTCTTAGAAATTGACGATGCCGACACCACGCGCGCTCGCGCAGCTTACTGGGCACTGGTCACGGCGATGGATCGCATGATCGGACAACTTTTGGAGGCATTAGAAAAGAATGGATTTACACAGAACACAATGATCGTATATTCATCAGACCACGGCGAACATGTGGGTGAAAAAGCATTGTGGATGAAGCGAACATTTTACGAAGAATCCGTTCGAGTACCGGCAATTATTTCCTGGCCCGATGCACTGCCCAAGGGACAGGTCAATAACCGCGTCGTCAGCGCATTGGACTTAAATGCGACCATGCTCGACGCATTGGGCGCACCCGAATTGCCCCATTCGCGCGGGCGCAGCCTGTTGTCATTGCTGCGCGGTGAAGTGGATACATGGGAAGACATTGCCTTTTCGGAATACTGTATCTACGAAGGCCATTACCAGCGCATGATTCGACAGGGCGATTGGAAACTGATTTACTATCACGGCTATGATCCGCAATTATTCAATCTATCCGAAGATCCAGAGGAATTGTACAATCGGGCGGACGACAGCGAATGTCAGGCGATTCGGCAAGAACTGACAGCAAAAGTACTGGATGGCTGGGATCCTGAGTGGGTTGCGAAAAAAATGCAGGAAAAAAGAAGGGATCTGGAAGTCATTCGGGAATGGGCAAGCGCGACAAATGCCCCCGAACAATGCAAGTGGCCTCAAACCTCACAAATGACGTATTTGGATTAA
- the sucC gene encoding ADP-forming succinate--CoA ligase subunit beta, protein MKIHEYQAKEVLRAFGVPVPNGAVARTPEEAEAIAKDLGGAVVVKAQIHAGGRGKGGGIKLAADPAEAREVASEIIGMQLVTPQTGSEGQKVKSVWVENATDIDRELYLGIVLDRAQSRLVVMASSEGGMDIEEVAATTPEKILKEVVHPGVGLQPFQARHLALGLGLEGDQLKQGVVFITALYKAYIETDCSLAEINPLVVSKSGEVLALDAKMNFDDSAMYRHSDIYELRDVDEEDPLEVEASKYDLNYIKLDGEVGCMVNGAGLAMATMDIVKYAGSSPANFLDVGGGTNVERVKNAMRILTSDEAVKAVLINIFGGIVRCDRVAEGVVAALEDIEINVPLVVRLQGTNAEEGAQILENSGLEFTVARKLKEAAEAVVAAVQNAA, encoded by the coding sequence ATGAAAATTCACGAATATCAGGCTAAAGAAGTTCTCAGGGCCTTTGGTGTGCCTGTGCCAAATGGTGCGGTTGCTCGCACGCCCGAAGAGGCCGAAGCTATTGCCAAAGACCTCGGTGGGGCAGTGGTCGTCAAGGCGCAGATCCACGCGGGTGGTCGCGGCAAAGGGGGCGGTATTAAACTCGCAGCCGATCCTGCCGAAGCCAGAGAAGTGGCATCCGAAATTATTGGCATGCAACTCGTTACTCCGCAAACGGGTTCTGAGGGGCAAAAGGTCAAATCCGTTTGGGTGGAAAATGCGACGGATATTGACCGCGAATTGTACCTGGGCATTGTGCTGGACCGCGCGCAGTCGCGTCTGGTCGTTATGGCTTCCAGTGAGGGTGGGATGGATATTGAAGAGGTGGCTGCGACGACGCCAGAAAAAATTCTCAAAGAGGTCGTTCATCCCGGCGTTGGTCTCCAGCCTTTTCAGGCGCGGCATCTCGCACTCGGTCTGGGGCTTGAAGGCGATCAACTCAAACAGGGGGTCGTTTTTATAACTGCTCTTTACAAAGCATATATAGAGACCGATTGTTCACTCGCAGAAATCAATCCTCTCGTTGTGTCCAAAAGTGGTGAGGTTCTGGCTCTGGATGCCAAGATGAACTTTGATGATAGTGCGATGTATCGCCATTCGGATATCTATGAATTGCGCGATGTTGACGAGGAAGACCCGCTTGAGGTCGAGGCTTCAAAATACGATCTCAATTATATCAAACTCGACGGTGAAGTCGGCTGTATGGTCAATGGCGCAGGTCTGGCGATGGCTACGATGGATATTGTCAAATACGCGGGGTCGTCACCGGCAAATTTTCTCGATGTTGGTGGGGGTACCAATGTCGAGCGCGTCAAGAATGCGATGCGTATTCTCACGTCCGACGAAGCTGTCAAAGCTGTGCTGATCAATATTTTTGGCGGCATTGTGCGCTGTGACCGCGTGGCAGAAGGCGTTGTTGCCGCGCTTGAAGATATCGAGATCAATGTACCGCTGGTGGTGCGATTGCAGGGGACGAATGCCGAGGAAGGTGCGCAAATTCTCGAAAATTCAGGTCTTGAATTTACCGTTGCCCGAAAGCTCAAGGAAGCCGCCGAGGCTGTTGTTGCGGCGGTTCAAAATGCCGCATAG
- a CDS encoding fumarylacetoacetate hydrolase family protein, with protein MKLATYSVGGAESIGAVVANDSIIVDLAAADSALAQSENPPFFTDMLTLLEAGAEGRSAAQQAAADAEKRLNGTPDGETSFAVSDVKLSAPIPNPRKLFCLAGNYQDHIEESGTTKMQIQDKETPRVFMKPPTSTVIGPGDQILIPPIARGVDWEGELAVVIGREAKGVQAEDALDYVAGYTVMNDVSERMLQIKKRTDSRPRDEWFDWLNGKWLDTFAPQGPWIVTSDEITDPHTLDISTYVNGDRKQHNNTGQMLYPVDKIIEYISAIITLEPGDLISTGTISGVGDTTGTYMQPGDTVEIEISGIGRLVNTVAASEK; from the coding sequence ATGAAACTCGCAACTTATTCAGTCGGCGGTGCAGAATCCATTGGCGCAGTCGTCGCAAATGATTCGATTATCGTCGATCTCGCCGCAGCAGACAGCGCATTAGCCCAATCGGAAAACCCTCCCTTTTTCACGGATATGCTGACCCTTCTCGAAGCCGGAGCAGAAGGACGGTCTGCGGCACAACAGGCGGCGGCTGATGCTGAAAAGCGTTTGAATGGCACACCGGATGGCGAGACCAGCTTTGCCGTCAGCGACGTCAAATTGAGCGCACCAATCCCCAATCCACGCAAATTATTCTGCCTGGCGGGGAATTATCAGGATCACATTGAAGAAAGCGGCACGACCAAGATGCAAATTCAGGACAAGGAAACGCCGCGCGTATTTATGAAGCCCCCAACATCGACAGTAATTGGACCGGGCGATCAAATTTTGATCCCCCCCATCGCAAGAGGCGTAGATTGGGAAGGCGAATTGGCCGTCGTAATAGGCCGAGAAGCAAAAGGCGTACAGGCAGAAGACGCGCTGGATTATGTCGCGGGTTATACCGTCATGAACGATGTCTCAGAGCGCATGTTGCAAATCAAAAAGCGCACGGATAGCCGACCAAGAGATGAATGGTTTGACTGGTTAAACGGCAAATGGCTGGACACCTTTGCACCCCAGGGACCGTGGATTGTAACCTCAGACGAAATTACAGATCCACACACCCTCGACATCAGCACGTATGTGAATGGCGACCGCAAGCAACACAACAACACGGGACAAATGTTGTATCCCGTAGATAAAATTATCGAATACATCTCGGCAATCATCACACTCGAACCGGGCGACCTGATCAGCACAGGCACAATTTCGGGTGTGGGCGATACAACGGGAACCTATATGCAACCAGGCGACACGGTGGAAATTGAGATCTCGGGCATCGGCCGATTGGTAAATACAGTGGCTGCAAGTGAGAAATAG
- the dnaK gene encoding molecular chaperone DnaK: MSTVIGIDLGTTNSCVAVMEGGDPVVVPNSEGGRTTPSVVAFAQDGERLIGEVAKRQAVTNPAKTIYSIKRFMGRRREEVSTEISEVPYTVTSDANGLASVQLDDKTYTPPEISAMVLQKMKQTAEDYLGETITQAVVTVPAYFNDAQRQATKDAGKIAGLDVLRIVNEPTAASLAYGLDKKSDEKIAVFDLGGGTFDISILELGDGVFEVKSTNGDTHLGGDDFDQRVIDFLAEEFLKENSVDLRQDPMALQRLKEAAEKAKCELSTSASTDINLPFITADASGPKHLNVNLSRARFEQLVDDLVHRTKGPCEQAIRDAGLSASDIDEVILVGGSTRIPKVQEIVQEVFGKEPNRGVNPDEVVAIGAAIQAGVLSGDVTDVLLLDVTPLSLGIETLGGVMTRLIDRNTTIPSKKAEVFSTAADSQPSVEIHVLQGERDMSVDNRTIGRFHLDGIPPAPRGVPQIEVTFDIDANGILNVSAKDKGTGKEQNIRIEASSGLSDAEIDKMVNDAQANAAEDKQKREAVEIKNAAEQQVHQTEKQIEEMGDKVSAETKAKVTEAVDKVKDALKGDNVDAIKSANENLTQVWHQVASELYQQAAAEEGPQGAPGEPPPGGAEGPKQSDDGTVDAEYEVVDDKKK, from the coding sequence ATGAGCACAGTAATAGGCATTGATCTGGGAACGACCAATTCTTGTGTCGCTGTGATGGAAGGCGGCGACCCGGTTGTTGTTCCAAATTCAGAAGGGGGGCGCACGACGCCCTCTGTCGTTGCATTCGCACAAGATGGGGAGCGCCTCATTGGTGAGGTTGCCAAACGGCAGGCTGTGACCAATCCGGCCAAGACTATTTATTCTATCAAGCGGTTTATGGGTCGCCGCCGCGAAGAGGTGAGCACTGAAATTTCCGAAGTGCCCTACACGGTTACGAGTGACGCCAATGGGCTGGCGTCTGTACAGCTCGACGACAAGACATATACCCCGCCCGAGATTTCGGCGATGGTGCTTCAAAAGATGAAGCAAACCGCTGAGGATTATCTCGGTGAAACCATCACGCAGGCTGTCGTCACGGTTCCCGCATATTTTAACGATGCACAGCGACAGGCTACCAAAGATGCCGGCAAAATTGCTGGCCTCGATGTGTTGCGCATTGTCAATGAACCCACGGCTGCATCACTGGCTTATGGGCTGGACAAAAAGAGCGATGAAAAAATCGCGGTTTTCGATCTCGGTGGCGGCACATTTGACATTTCCATTCTCGAACTGGGCGATGGCGTTTTTGAAGTCAAATCCACCAATGGCGATACCCATTTGGGTGGCGATGACTTTGATCAGCGCGTTATTGATTTTCTGGCTGAGGAATTTTTAAAAGAAAATAGCGTGGATTTGCGCCAGGATCCCATGGCTTTGCAACGCTTGAAAGAAGCGGCAGAAAAAGCCAAGTGCGAACTATCGACTTCCGCATCTACCGATATCAATCTGCCGTTTATCACGGCCGATGCATCTGGACCCAAGCATCTCAATGTCAACCTGTCACGCGCGCGATTTGAGCAACTTGTCGATGATCTCGTCCATCGCACAAAAGGGCCTTGTGAACAGGCTATTCGGGATGCCGGTCTTTCGGCTTCTGATATTGATGAGGTGATTCTGGTGGGCGGTTCAACGCGCATCCCCAAAGTACAGGAAATTGTGCAGGAAGTTTTTGGCAAAGAGCCTAACAGGGGGGTAAATCCCGATGAAGTTGTCGCCATTGGTGCGGCTATTCAAGCGGGTGTGCTCTCTGGGGATGTGACCGATGTGCTGTTGCTCGATGTGACGCCGCTCTCGCTGGGTATTGAAACGCTCGGCGGCGTGATGACGCGCCTTATTGATCGCAACACCACAATTCCATCGAAAAAGGCCGAAGTGTTTTCAACTGCTGCCGACAGTCAGCCCTCAGTGGAAATTCACGTCTTGCAGGGCGAGCGCGATATGTCAGTAGATAATCGCACCATTGGTCGGTTCCATCTCGATGGTATTCCACCTGCGCCGCGCGGTGTGCCGCAAATTGAGGTTACATTTGACATCGATGCAAATGGCATTCTCAATGTTTCGGCTAAAGACAAGGGTACGGGCAAAGAGCAAAATATTCGCATCGAGGCCTCGTCGGGATTATCAGATGCGGAGATTGATAAAATGGTCAATGACGCACAGGCGAATGCCGCCGAAGATAAGCAGAAACGCGAGGCTGTGGAAATCAAAAATGCAGCTGAGCAGCAGGTGCATCAGACCGAAAAACAGATTGAAGAGATGGGTGACAAGGTCAGCGCTGAGACGAAGGCCAAAGTGACAGAGGCTGTTGACAAGGTCAAAGATGCTCTCAAAGGGGACAATGTCGATGCGATTAAATCGGCGAATGAGAATCTCACCCAGGTCTGGCATCAGGTTGCGAGTGAACTCTATCAACAAGCTGCAGCGGAAGAGGGACCTCAGGGGGCGCCAGGAGAACCGCCACCAGGTGGCGCAGAAGGTCCCAAACAGAGCGACGATGGGACTGTTGATGCTGAATATGAAGTTGTGGATGATAAAAAGAAGTAA
- a CDS encoding mandelate racemase/muconate lactonizing enzyme family protein has translation MKITRVKTYHLRYPLREKIAISRGWSTSRQAQVVEIATDNGLVGWGEGTGEVHRSAIDAHIIGRSPFDCGAIYQALSDDGVSPQAISGIDIALWDLMGKALEMPVYQLLGGKVRDKIPAYATGLFRIDRPDVTQALVDEAKGYVDMGFSAMKMKIGFGAAYDVKNVTAIRQAIGPDVLFAVDANCGYDVGTAIDVGLKIAHNDLFWYEEPIPTDDVRGYLQVKDALPIRIAGAEGLAGRWAFRELIQQRALDIVQPDISIAGGFSECRSIAAMASANYVRVLPHMWGSHIRLAATVHWQATIPDAPDALNPIPSLFEYDMTENELRTELAVNPIQAVDGEVPVPDAPGLGIEIDRDVLEKYAV, from the coding sequence ATGAAGATCACCAGGGTAAAAACATATCATTTGCGATATCCCTTGCGAGAGAAGATCGCGATTTCGAGGGGATGGTCCACGAGCCGTCAGGCGCAAGTTGTGGAGATTGCTACAGATAATGGCCTGGTTGGGTGGGGTGAGGGGACAGGCGAAGTCCATCGATCTGCGATTGACGCGCATATTATAGGGCGCAGTCCGTTTGATTGTGGTGCGATCTATCAGGCGTTGTCCGATGATGGGGTAAGTCCGCAGGCGATCAGTGGGATAGATATTGCGCTGTGGGATTTGATGGGCAAGGCGCTCGAGATGCCTGTGTATCAATTGTTGGGCGGGAAGGTGAGAGACAAGATTCCCGCGTATGCCACCGGGTTATTTCGCATAGACCGCCCCGATGTGACACAGGCACTCGTCGATGAGGCAAAAGGGTATGTCGATATGGGTTTTTCGGCGATGAAAATGAAGATCGGATTTGGCGCGGCTTACGATGTAAAAAATGTAACGGCAATTCGGCAGGCAATAGGTCCCGATGTGTTGTTTGCTGTGGATGCCAACTGCGGGTATGATGTGGGTACGGCTATTGATGTGGGGCTCAAGATCGCACACAATGATTTGTTCTGGTATGAAGAGCCGATACCAACGGATGATGTGCGCGGGTATTTACAGGTGAAGGACGCGTTGCCTATACGCATTGCGGGCGCTGAGGGGCTGGCCGGACGTTGGGCGTTCCGCGAGTTGATTCAGCAGCGGGCGCTGGATATTGTGCAGCCCGATATCAGCATTGCAGGTGGGTTTAGCGAATGTCGCAGTATTGCGGCGATGGCGAGTGCAAATTATGTGCGGGTTTTGCCGCATATGTGGGGCAGTCATATTCGGCTGGCGGCGACTGTCCACTGGCAGGCTACTATTCCAGATGCGCCGGATGCGTTGAACCCCATTCCGTCTCTGTTTGAATACGATATGACAGAAAATGAGTTGCGGACGGAGTTGGCTGTAAATCCGATCCAGGCCGTGGATGGGGAAGTGCCCGTGCCCGATGCGCCGGGATTGGGTATTGAGATTGATCGAGATGTGCTGGAAAAATACGCTGTTTGA
- a CDS encoding insulinase family protein codes for MRRLFALTLFALTLIASPVFAGFTRVNAPNPDDPMNVHIYKLDNGLTVYLTENHEEPRFYAEIPVRAGSKQDPAESTGLAHYLEHMLFKGTQHIGTLDYKKEKMHIDRIIALYEDHFSETDPEKRKAIYAEINKASQQAAQYAIPNELDKLYKAMGESGLNAHTWHEETVYKVGLPSNYLKHWAKIESERFQNPVFRLFQPELEVVYEEKNRTLDNKGWLISEAVNKHLYKNHPYGQQTTIGEVEHLKNPSLKNMYQFYDTYYVPNNMAICISGDIDIDATIKLIDEHFSAWKAKDIPALPTWEEPPLKGAERVTVKFQGEEYVLLAFRTNHRNHKDAEALKLIDMILDNRTAGLVNLNLVQQQKVRRAGSYPYLHNDYGTQYLWGIPKRDQTLAEVEQLLLDQIAMIKRGEFDESLLSAIVTDFKKNQKRGLESNRSRVRQMTSAFLGFAEWDQEVAEIARMEKITREDVIRIANHYFGEDYVAGYRIDEQHELPKIEKPKIDKIDIDPTRQSEFAKDVLAMSADELSPVFVTDKDYTIAQVRDGVKLYYVKNPVNDLFTFTLSVDMGTYQDNRLSTARSLLDKSGAGDLSPDALKKEWYKLGTDFNIGVSDNETNISISGIDENFAASLSLMMKYIQNPTADQATLDELVNLIFAQREDQKKDPRSLRNALRFYSRYGDNSSYKRRISSEALQKLTVAELHGLISSLPTYEHVLIYGGSRPLNEVLATIKKHFPNSGDLKTPPAYERLVVHAPDKTEIRFFHKETAQSQVFVESGGVVFDAALRPAIDLYNDYFAGGMSGIVFQELREARALAYSTFARYDLGDRSNDQNVMWGYIGCQVDKTSEAVAALVELIDDLPESPERFSEAKNSVVNRYRVAKIKYRELPGVLRIWERRNQTPDPRKERFGHILQAEMPSVLDFHKQHIAKRPKLISIMGDTTKFDLNSLSNLGTITPVTLDDLFED; via the coding sequence ATGCGTAGATTATTCGCCCTTACACTTTTTGCTCTTACACTGATAGCTTCGCCTGTCTTCGCCGGGTTTACGCGCGTTAATGCGCCCAATCCCGACGATCCGATGAATGTACACATTTATAAACTCGACAATGGCCTCACCGTTTATCTCACTGAAAACCACGAGGAACCGCGTTTTTATGCCGAAATCCCCGTACGTGCGGGAAGCAAACAAGATCCCGCCGAATCTACGGGTCTGGCACATTATTTGGAACATATGCTTTTTAAGGGCACGCAACATATCGGGACATTGGATTATAAAAAAGAAAAAATGCACATTGACCGCATTATTGCGCTCTACGAAGATCATTTCAGTGAAACCGATCCCGAAAAACGCAAGGCCATTTACGCAGAGATCAACAAAGCATCTCAACAGGCCGCACAATACGCTATACCCAACGAGCTGGACAAACTTTACAAAGCTATGGGCGAGAGTGGTTTGAATGCACACACCTGGCACGAAGAAACCGTGTACAAAGTGGGGTTGCCCAGCAATTATCTCAAACACTGGGCAAAAATTGAGTCTGAACGGTTTCAAAATCCCGTGTTTCGCCTGTTTCAACCCGAACTCGAAGTGGTATATGAGGAAAAGAATCGCACTTTGGACAACAAAGGCTGGCTCATCAGCGAGGCTGTGAACAAACATCTGTACAAAAATCATCCCTACGGCCAGCAAACCACGATTGGCGAGGTGGAGCATCTCAAAAATCCCTCGCTCAAAAATATGTACCAATTTTACGACACTTATTACGTGCCCAACAATATGGCGATTTGTATTTCGGGCGATATTGACATCGACGCGACGATTAAACTGATTGACGAACATTTCTCAGCATGGAAAGCCAAAGATATTCCCGCGCTCCCGACATGGGAAGAACCACCCCTTAAAGGCGCCGAGCGCGTCACAGTCAAATTTCAGGGCGAAGAATACGTACTTCTGGCGTTTCGCACGAATCATCGCAATCACAAAGATGCCGAGGCACTGAAGCTGATTGATATGATTCTGGACAATCGCACTGCGGGGCTTGTCAATCTCAATCTCGTGCAGCAGCAGAAAGTACGACGCGCGGGAAGTTATCCCTATTTACACAATGACTACGGCACGCAATATCTTTGGGGTATTCCAAAAAGAGATCAAACACTCGCCGAAGTTGAGCAACTGCTGCTGGATCAAATTGCCATGATCAAACGCGGAGAATTTGACGAAAGCCTGTTGTCTGCGATTGTCACGGATTTTAAAAAGAATCAAAAGCGGGGTTTGGAATCCAATCGCAGCCGGGTCAGACAAATGACCAGTGCATTTCTGGGATTTGCTGAATGGGATCAAGAGGTTGCTGAAATTGCCCGTATGGAAAAAATCACGCGAGAAGATGTTATTCGCATAGCCAATCATTATTTTGGCGAAGACTATGTTGCGGGGTATCGCATTGACGAACAACACGAATTGCCCAAGATCGAGAAGCCCAAAATCGACAAGATTGATATCGATCCGACCCGTCAATCCGAATTTGCAAAAGATGTGCTGGCTATGTCTGCCGATGAGCTTTCTCCCGTTTTTGTCACCGATAAAGACTATACCATTGCACAGGTGCGGGATGGTGTAAAACTCTACTATGTGAAAAATCCGGTTAACGATCTCTTCACGTTCACGCTCAGCGTGGATATGGGGACGTATCAGGATAATCGACTCAGCACGGCCAGATCACTCCTGGACAAATCTGGTGCTGGCGATCTGTCTCCCGATGCGCTGAAGAAAGAATGGTACAAACTGGGTACGGATTTCAATATTGGCGTGTCAGATAATGAGACCAATATCAGTATTTCCGGCATAGATGAAAATTTTGCGGCATCTCTTTCGTTGATGATGAAGTATATCCAGAACCCGACTGCTGATCAGGCCACGCTCGATGAACTCGTCAATCTCATCTTCGCGCAACGCGAAGATCAAAAGAAAGACCCTCGATCTCTGCGCAATGCCCTGCGTTTCTACAGTCGTTATGGCGACAATTCGTCGTACAAACGCCGCATTTCTTCTGAGGCATTGCAAAAGCTCACGGTTGCAGAATTACACGGTTTGATATCCAGCCTGCCGACCTATGAACATGTCCTGATTTACGGAGGTTCCAGGCCGCTGAATGAGGTTCTTGCGACGATCAAAAAGCATTTTCCCAACAGTGGTGACTTAAAAACACCCCCTGCTTATGAACGTCTCGTAGTTCACGCGCCAGACAAAACCGAAATCCGATTCTTTCACAAAGAAACAGCGCAGTCTCAGGTCTTTGTCGAGTCTGGAGGCGTAGTGTTCGATGCTGCACTCCGTCCGGCTATTGATCTCTACAATGATTATTTTGCCGGGGGTATGTCGGGTATTGTTTTTCAGGAATTGCGCGAAGCCCGCGCACTGGCGTATTCTACATTTGCGCGGTATGACCTCGGCGATCGCAGCAATGATCAGAATGTCATGTGGGGATATATTGGCTGCCAGGTGGACAAAACCTCGGAGGCTGTTGCAGCGCTGGTCGAGTTGATTGATGATTTGCCCGAATCTCCCGAGCGTTTTTCAGAAGCCAAAAATTCTGTGGTCAATCGCTATCGCGTCGCCAAGATCAAATACCGCGAGTTGCCCGGCGTGTTGCGTATTTGGGAACGCCGCAACCAGACGCCCGATCCGAGAAAAGAGCGGTTCGGTCACATTCTCCAGGCCGAGATGCCGAGTGTGCTCGATTTCCACAAGCAACATATTGCCAAACGCCCCAAGCTCATTTCTATTATGGGCGACACGACCAAATTTGATCTCAATAGTCTGAGTAATCTCGGCACGATTACGCCTGTGACGCTGGATGATTTGTTTGAGGATTAG
- a CDS encoding SH3 domain-containing protein, whose protein sequence is MVRSKFLADRFFVGLFCVLMASLSGCDYLLPKETVYVTVAILNLREKPTTKSQVVERLQRGRELEIFERANPWLRVRTDGKTEGWVHGNYVGDAAAVRAALQKDLARRSGTRKKRPIARPTQPATEPQATQETQATQPSPGALSIDGMIEGMPGDLILEEVDPLEGQPRHFGATGSGQVVLEFWGPEADLLRSEIMVTVLDISDADLNRNADLVRLFIRNAVPQWQRDTVWVANFLRELSSQDVGTGGFDTRSKTVRFRFIKPLSAIRVTIEKAS, encoded by the coding sequence ATGGTGAGGTCTAAGTTTTTGGCCGACCGATTTTTTGTCGGCCTTTTTTGTGTACTCATGGCGAGTTTAAGCGGTTGTGATTATCTATTACCGAAAGAAACAGTCTATGTCACCGTCGCAATTCTGAATCTGCGCGAAAAGCCAACGACAAAATCGCAGGTCGTTGAGCGCTTGCAGCGCGGTCGCGAACTGGAGATTTTTGAAAGAGCCAATCCCTGGTTACGTGTACGCACAGATGGAAAAACTGAGGGATGGGTACATGGCAATTATGTCGGAGACGCCGCAGCCGTGCGTGCAGCTTTGCAAAAAGACCTCGCGCGTCGTTCCGGTACGCGAAAAAAGCGGCCTATAGCACGCCCAACTCAGCCTGCAACTGAACCGCAAGCGACACAAGAAACACAAGCAACGCAACCGTCTCCCGGCGCCCTATCCATTGATGGCATGATCGAGGGAATGCCCGGTGATCTGATACTGGAAGAAGTAGATCCCCTCGAAGGTCAGCCACGCCACTTTGGTGCAACGGGCAGCGGACAAGTCGTCCTGGAATTCTGGGGTCCAGAAGCCGATTTGTTGCGATCCGAAATTATGGTAACCGTACTCGATATATCAGATGCCGACTTGAACCGCAATGCAGACCTCGTGCGCTTGTTTATCCGAAATGCCGTACCGCAATGGCAACGCGACACAGTCTGGGTCGCAAATTTCTTGCGGGAATTGTCGAGCCAGGATGTTGGCACAGGTGGGTTTGACACACGCAGCAAAACCGTCAGATTCCGATTTATCAAACCTCTGAGTGCGATTCGCGTGACAATTGAAAAAGCATCGTGA
- a CDS encoding zinc ribbon domain-containing protein produces the protein MPTYEYACTACEHEFEAFHSITADPIRLCPECGEQKVERLISGGAGLIFKGSGFYITDYRSDGYKEAAKKDKEASKEKKSDKKKSETKKTSESKNSDSKAA, from the coding sequence ATGCCGACTTATGAATATGCGTGTACTGCATGCGAGCACGAATTTGAAGCTTTTCACTCCATCACCGCCGATCCCATTCGCCTGTGTCCCGAATGCGGCGAGCAAAAAGTTGAGCGTCTCATCAGCGGCGGTGCAGGTCTGATCTTTAAGGGATCGGGCTTTTATATCACAGATTATCGAAGTGATGGATACAAGGAAGCAGCTAAAAAAGATAAAGAAGCATCTAAAGAAAAGAAATCTGATAAGAAAAAATCAGAGACCAAAAAGACTTCTGAGTCAAAGAATTCAGACTCTAAAGCAGCGTAA